A part of Rhopalosiphum maidis isolate BTI-1 chromosome 3, ASM367621v3, whole genome shotgun sequence genomic DNA contains:
- the LOC113557109 gene encoding uncharacterized protein LOC113557109, with product MNSDYKWREQTTQASSRLNGQKIRDSGENEPNINNFVRKHQRNLSLPVNNVFQSTTTKADTVSLTTMSNSKGNGVSYSSPVHNNYLESNDCDDSSSNSDTGSTGTYIIERNDTSNDNKSEQSPDYDGSVDDFKKSNSMVKKLRSSWVNEWHSKLNQNKSSLSSPKPLLKSDIKPNSPILMKHMRKSNIPLPNASSIKDLSENSAKSINSDDDTRLFLKDAENCVSMLEAKVEKTGHTAIQYNRTFNLRRDRFAKLQQDTNKKIVDSKTVNDKSNLYKPSSQNLSSSLSRVDCGRYSLRTSRVPQPNSSPLLSARKNLSSKKKWNSSILCNKVQTPNKETELENWKRRKNYDPLKAAAQGKKKDHQKPSSSKEKSVENSGNPVLRSASFHGRDGFSQEDDSDGWEQKSLHFYDHVDDWHKLPQPPATSRDHSPPPSKNENLSSSANSSLAMLPTLISAHNGSPTFLHKSLSAFNSSTSSSLDVSSMPDALFDDKDTLDMVQLSYKAKKRGIELMKRIRKELPEYDDIILTRGIASIDIMDDSLHIPMKSWGMSVSATNINCVDNIFRILENILFRDNDSRENNSDN from the exons atgaattcagaTTATAAGTGGAGAGAGCAAACAACACAAGCATCATCAAGACTGAATGGCCAAAAAATAAGAGATTCTGGTGAAAATGAACCAAACATTAATAACTTTGTTCGCAAACATCAACGCAATCTATCATTACCCGTCAACAATGTTTTTCAGTCAACAAcg acaaaAGCTGATACTGTATCTTTAACTACAATGTCTAATTCTAAAG gcaACGGAGTATCTTATTCTAGTCCAGTTCACAACAATTACCTAGAATCCAATGACTGTGATGATTCCTCTTCTAATAGTGATACTGGTAGTACAGGTACTTACATTATTGAAAGAAATGATACATCTAATGATAACAAATCTGAACAATCACCCGATTATGACGGTAGTgttgatgattttaaaaagtcaaatTCAATGGTTAAg aaattacgGTCTAGTTGGGTCAATGAATGGCATTCAAAattgaatcaaaataaatcatctCTTTCAAGCCCAAAACCTTTACTAAAATCAG ACATCAAACCTAATTCAccaattttaatgaaacataTGAGGAAATCAAATATCCCGTTGCCAAATGCATCTAGTATAAAAGACTTAAGT GAAAATAGTGCTAAGAGTATTAACAGTGATGACGATaccagattatttttaaaagatgcTGAGAACTGTGTTTCTATGCTAGAAGCTAAAGTTGAAAAAACTGGTCACACTGCTATTCAATATAATCGAACTTTTAA cttGCGTCGTGATAGATTTGCAAAATTGCAACaagatacaaataaaaaaattgtagattCCAAGACTGTCAATGATAAATCTAACTTATACAAGCCTTCAAGCCAAAATTTAAGTTCATCTTTGTCGAGAGTTGACTGTGGACGTTATAGTTTAAGAACATCCAGAGTGCCTCAACCAAATTCA tcacCATTGTTGTCTGCTCGtaaaaatttatcatcaaaaaaaaagtggAACTCGAGTATACTTTGCAACAAAGTTCAAACTCCAAATAAAGAAACAGAATTGGAAAATTGGAAGCGACGTAAAAACTATGACCCATTAAAAGCGGCTGCTCAAGGAAAGAAAAAAGATCATCAAAAACCGTCATCTTCCAAGGa aaaaagtgTTGAAAACTCTGGTAATCCGGTATTGAGGTCAGCATCTTTTCATGGTCGAGACGGGTTTTCTCAAGAAGATGATAGTGATGGTTGGGAACAAAAGAGTTTACATTTCTATGATCATGTTGATGATTGGCATAAATTACCACAACCGCCTGCT acaTCCAGAGATCATTCACCTCCACCATCTAAAAACGAAAATCTTTCTTCATCAGCAAATTCATCACTGGCTATGTTGCCTACTCTg ATATCGGCACATAATGGCTCCCCTACATTTTTGCATAAATCATTGTCTGCATTTAATAGCTCTACAAGTTCTTCTCTTGATGTCAGTTCAATG cCAGATGCTTTATTTGACGACAAAGATACCTTAGATATGGTTCAGTTATCATATAAAGCCAAAAAACGTGGTATTGAACTTATGAAGAGAATAAG aaaagagTTACCAGaatatgatgatataataCTTACTAGGGGTATTGCAAGTATAGATATAATGGATGATTCGTTACATATTCCAATGAAATCATGGGGTATGTCAGTCTCGGCAACCAATATTAACTgtgttgataatatattcagaA tacttgaaaacattttattcagaGACAATGATAGCAGAGAAAATAATTCAGACAATTAA